A single Anopheles arabiensis isolate DONGOLA chromosome 2, AaraD3, whole genome shotgun sequence DNA region contains:
- the LOC120908802 gene encoding tudor domain-containing protein 1, with amino-acid sequence MAYGTYEQLWDVSHEYLEKHVAFVNSLTSLMLERARQLRSQLFSAESTKRDTFVEDFEAAHDKLQSMGKSLQIVVNDWKRLFADQCSVLDTKPAQKPLPADTYSSFGYIAPTLDYQAGENVQLLVTYIPSPADGTFYALDDSRKDVIRNSLTTLQQMPKDFLTKAPPAGAVFAVYLDNVWHRAICNMPAAGSDTAELYLLDMGETLAYSDLLPKAKLPSDLCQLPAYAIKCQVSHTAAAMPLSLYYSVSCSVVAVENDTLIVEHAEPPREEYAISRDTLTVEELQEMDEMPLSTSNPMKAVLGYVPKDDDRLCKHYDPETKRCFKGSNCRLRHAPKDPDGWTLDKDTVTVSVPARMEVPQTNTYIQLLPTCVVDVDQFYAHIIGNERNDKEYEQLMAEMNDPETIANFKPFKLMPSLGELVIAKYDGIWYRATVCDVFDDMVNVFYFDYGNTATVGSSEVRRWEDRFKYLPYQAACCRIANIQRIKPCHLEAIDQLYKSILDKPMKALVIDNKHPWEVKLFDEDDFDIGEGLIMAKLALPRTPGKFDQNAAIPG; translated from the exons ATGGCTTATGGCACGTATGAGCAGCTTTGGGATGTTTCCCACGAATATTTGGAGAAACATGTGGCTTTCGTGAATTCTCTGACCAGTTTAATGCTAGAGCGG GCAAGGCAGCTCCGGTCGCAGCTATTTAGTGCTGAGTCGACTAAACGTGACACCTTCGTAGAGGACTTCGAGGCAGCCCACGATAAGCTGCAAAGCATGGGCAAATCATTGCAAATCGTCGTCAACGATTGGAAGCGATTGTTTGCGGATCAATGTTCTGTCTTGGACACGAAACCGGCGCAGAAACCACTTCCAGCCGATACGTACTCCTCGTTCGGCTACATCGCACCAACGCTTGACT ATCAAGCTGGGGAAAACGTACAGCTGCTTGTCACATACATTCCGTCCCCTGCTGACGGTACCTTCTATGCGTTGGATGATTCGCGAAAGGATGTCATTAGGAACAGTTTAACGACACTGCAACAAATGCCAAAGGATTTTCTCACCAAAGCACCGCCCGCTGGTGCGGTGTTTGCCGTATATCTTGATAATGTCTGGCATCGCGCCATTTGCAATATGCCAGCGGCTGGCAGTGACACGGCAGAGCTCTATTTGCTGGATATGGGCGAAACACTTGCCTACAGTGATCTTCTTCCTAAAGCGAAACTTCCGTCCGACCTGTGTCAGTTGCCGGCGTATGCGATCAAGTGCCAAGTAAGCCATACGGCTGCCGCAATGCCACTGAGTCTGTACTACAGTGTGTCCTGTAGTGTGGTTGCGGTTGAAAACGATACTCTGATAGTGGAGCATGCTGAACCTCCGCGCGAAGAGTACGCCATTAGCAGAGACACGCTCACGGTCGAGGAACTGCAGGAAATGGACGAAATGCCGCTCAGCACTTCGAATCCGATGAAAGCGGTACTGGGATACGTACCGAAGGACGACGATCGACTGTGCAAGCACTATGATCCGGAAACGAAACGCTGCTTCAAGGGAAGCAACTGCCGCTTACGACATGCGCCGAAGGATCCGGATGGATGGACGCTCGACAAGGACACGGTAACTGTGTCTGTTCCGGCACGGATGGAAGTGCCGCAGACAAATACCTACATTCAGCTGCTTCCTACCTGCGTGGTCGATGTGGATCAGTTTTACGCACACATCATTGGGAACGAACGCAACGACAAGGAGTACGAGCAGCTGATGGCGGAAATGAACGATCCAGAAACGATAGCAAATTTCAAACCCTTCAAATTAATGCCCT CCCTCGGCGAACTGGTGATTGCTAAGTACGATGGCATTTGGTATCGTGCAACGGTTTGCGACGTGTTCGACGATATGGTGAACGTGTTTTACTTCGACTACGGCAATACGGCGACCGTTGGGTCGAGCGAAGTGCGACGCTGGGAGGATCGCTTTAAGTATCTACCGTACCAGGCAGCGTGCTGCCGTATCGCCAATATACAGCGCATCAAACCGTGCCACCTGGAGGCTATCGATCAGCTGTACAAATCCATTCTGGACAAACCGATGAAGGCGTTGGTTAT
- the LOC120908799 gene encoding claspin, whose translation MEYDSDSELHATDTLRCESDSEEDDQRKQNSKLPVEKYDDDGESASKDSEMLETVQESAISDVPKNGSSDEEDQIGHRTVSTGRKSKVSNIIDSESDEEQATPEIADKEATPHADNKVHLNRLQSLLDSDSSEQEVAPQEKKVKPQTKRKLKKSANELGTLASSDSEGESEVKIKTNVKEKRKRKKDTKTEGSPTAVRSARDILASLNLFFDDDDLEGTAQVAAKSKYSPSAVDEKTTYSSSEEESVEGLIKSARSARKMTAKQAMEDKQIIQSESQRMAREKYIDVPYHRTKVFSFEEFRARKTICKPDPARDCKESAATANKSIRMNAAQLEEFARKLAERELESQNFFKSESDSAEEAEPEKEVATDGKPDERQENVTMHDSHDKNDQEHVEPNDEDVPSSTVAPANDQSISSENGTLATETDKPMSEEQMDPIDEIVNRTSDNMEQMMASFNSEAEKSSVPETEPVQINYDLFSNESPAGPSLTSKKASLLANLKLPPCPRLSGSSDMLIDLDSGSLQPKEPSGVDILFQRLAKCSGSAQKPTTPTAKAVSILSTEHGVVKLDTVTLFSSEERPLVHKEPIPGAAYHKLKQVLKEKIDNNRREYIRKREAEFAKKMDLEKAEQGDAAMDEEEEEIELLDEDEEEEDEVDQEEAEEEGTKANADGPQIGTLLDDQALDDEASEADESSSSDEDEENDQETAGGSKKAGRIIKAFEDSDDELQPANGEPKKPLENATNAITSFTLSSGLSLVSESATNNEQNDESLTLLWKNDEEQPDQREEDEEEDDLMALCSGQFATQLPTQKQASFSQSDDHDGAIVSQANPKPLYTQNQEPFGESQLMDLCSGRFETQANDEDPTSGDTGKQDSAPDADQQPTDHSEICVGGRLRLDSSDEETERVESEPKRKVKKQRRKQINISDDEDDVTEPEKTATDVEKTADATSDAGDQEEEEMEEPDEEAEGDEDGERYVDYDSEENEVEVRLTKKEKELMSAKFLENEAELSESEWGSADEDEKDLDRYDVEVADEEQYDQEKLQQELEKIHNRQMLDQDDREVEQLKEFFLEDEEKDGVGRVRQFRWKNVEKTFSLDYDKNGQQEGEGDGEGGGNGSDEETELNWRKMRHERNLLLKEKNIDLSTIDLTATTMLNPADTTAVAGDEQENMLQAGGKKRITIIKKSSSTSSAAAIKDDNPFLISNSSILQGHKASFLSRDKETLEKLANLIPESEGATSSLITAKARNFVFATLSPAVEKSSKRSLDQEGVEMNSNSKKAKTVAKQFGSKKKLLLEPSK comes from the exons ATGGAgtacgattccgattccgagctgCACGCAACCGATACATTGCGTTGCGAAAGTGATTCAGAAGAAGACGATCAACGCAAACAGAACAGCAAATTGCCGGTGGAAAAATATGACGACGACGGGGAAAGCGCTAGCAAAGATTCGGAAATGTTGGAAACGGTTCAAGAAAGTGCGATATCTGATGTACCGAAGAATGGTTCATCCGACGAGGAGGATCAAATAGGACATCGTACCGTTAGCACTGGCCGTAAATCGAAGGTTTCTAACATCATTGATAGTGAATCGGATGAAGAACAAGCAACGCCGGAAATCGCGGACAAGGAGGCGACACCGCACGCTGATAATAAGGTACACCTAAATCGCCTGCAGTCCTTGCTTGATTCCGATTCAAGTGAGCAGGAAGTTGCTCCACaggaaaagaaagtaaaacccCAAACGAAACGGAAGTTGAAAAAATCTGCCAATGAACTGGGAACACTTGCATCATCGGACTCTGAGGGCGAAAGTGAAGTTAAAATTAAGACAAAtgtgaaagaaaaacgaaaacgtaAAAAAGACACGAAAACCGAGGGATCACCCACTGCAGTTCGCTCTGCTCGGGATATTCTCGCGAGC CTTAACTTATTTTTCGACGATGATGACCTAGAAGGCACAGCACAGGTTGCTGCGAAGTCAAAATATTCACCATCGGCTGTTGATGAAAAAACGACCTACTCTTCTTCGGAGGAAGAATCTGTCGAGGGTTTGATAAAAAGCGCAAGATCGGCTCGAAAG ATGACGGCTAAACAGGCTATGGAGGACAAGCAGATCATCCAAAGTGAGTCACAGCGGATGGCCCGGGAAAAGTACATCGATGTGCCGTACCACCGTACAAAAGTGTTTTCCTTCGAAGAGTTTCGCGCTAGGAAAACGATCTGCAAGCCTGATCCGGCGCGCGATTGCAAAGAGAGTGCCGCCACGGCAAACAAATCGATCCGGATGAACGCGGCACAGCTGGAAGAGTTTGCCCGAAAGCTTGCAGAGCGAGAGCTGGAATCGCAAAACTTTTTTAAATCCGAAAGTGACTCGGCGGAAGAAGCCGAACCGGAAAAGGAAGTTGCAACAGACGGCAAGCCCGACGAACGGCAGGAGAATGTCACAATGCACGATTCGCATGATAAAAACGATCAGGAACACGTGGAACCGAACGATGAAGATGTACCTTCTTCAACCGTTGCACCAGCAAACGATCAATCGATCTCGTCTGAGAATGGCACGCTTGCAACAGAAACAGATAAACCCATGAGTGAAGAGCAAATGGATCCCATCGATGAAATAGTAAATCGAACGTCCGATAATATGGAGCAGATGATGGCTTCGTTCAATAGCGAGGCGGAAAAGTCTTCCGTACCGGAAACAGAACCAGTTCAGATTAATTATGATCTGTTTTCGAATGAATCACCTGCCGGCCCATCGTTGACGAGCAAAAAGGCATCGCTACTGGCCAACCTTAAGCTTCCACCGTGCCCAAGGCTTAGTGGTAGTTCCGACATGCTGATCGATCTGGACAGTGGTTCACTGCAACCGAAGGAACCATCCGGGGTTGACATACTCTTCCAGCGGCTGGCAAAGTGTAGCGGCAGTGCGCAAAAGCCGACGACGCCAACAGCCAAAGCCGTCAGCATCTTGAGCACAGAGCATGGTGTGGTAAAGCTGGACACAGTAACACTGTTTTCGTCCGAGGAGCGCCCATTGGTGCACAAAGAACCCATCCCTGGAGCGGCGTATCATAAGCTGAAACAAGTTTTGAAAGAGAAAATAGACAACAACCGCCGAGAGTATATCCGCAAGAGGGAAGCAGAATTTGCTAAAAAGATGGACCTCGAAAAGGCTGAACAGGGCGATGCCGCCATGGacgaagaggaagaggaaatTGAACTGCTggatgaggatgaggaggaggaggacgaggtgGACCAGGAAGAAGCAGAGGAGGAAGGTACAAAGGCTAATGCGGATGGTCCGCAGATCGGGACACTGTTGGATGATCAAGCGCTGGACGACGAAGCGTCTGAGGCCGATGAAAGCTCGAGTTCTGACGAGGACGAAGAAAATGACCAGGAGACGGCAGGGGGCAGTAAAAAAGCGGGAAGAATTATAAAAGCATTTGAAGATTCGGATGATGAATTGCAGCCCGCTAACGGGGAACCCAAGAAGCCGCTTGAGAATGCAACAAATGCAATAACGTCTTTCACACTTTCCTCTG GTCTTTCTTTAGTTTCTGAATCTGCCACCAATAACGAGCAGAATGATGAAAGCTTAACACTGCTTTGGAAGAACGACGAAGAGCAGCCCGATCAGCGGGAAGAGGACGAAGAGGAGGATGACTTGATGGCGCTCTGTTCGGGACAATTTGCAACACAACTGCCAACGCAGAAGCAGGCTTCATTTTCACAGAGCGACGATCATGATGGTGCTATCGTAAGCCAGGCAAATCCGAAACCACTGTACACACAGAATCAGGAACCGTTTGGGGAATCTCAACTGATGGATCTCTGCTCGGGACGATTCGAAACACAGGCGAATGATGAAGATCCGACCTCAGGTGACACAGGGAAACAGGATTCTGCTCCCGACGCCGACCAACAACCAACTGATCACAGTGAAATCTGTGTCGGTGGACGTCTTCGGCTAGATTCGTCAGATGAAGAAACGGAACGCGTTGAAAGTGAACCTAAACGTAAAGTgaaaaagcaaagaagaaagcaaattAACATCtccgatgatgaagatgatgtgACAGAACCCGAGAAAACCGCCACGGACGTTGAGAAAACGGCCGATGCAACTTCCGACGCTGGCGatcaggaggaggaggagatggAGGAACCCGACGAGGAAGCCGAAGGCGACGAAGATGGTGAACGGTACGTGGATTACGATTCGGAGGAAAATGAGGTGGAAGTTCGACTGAccaagaaggaaaaggaactGATGAGTGCCAAGTTCCTGGAGAACGAAGCCGAACTGTCCGAATCGGAATGGGGCAGTGCGGATGAGGATGAGAAAGATTTGGACCGGTACGATGTGGAGGTAGCTGACGAGGAACAGTACGATCAGGAAAAATTGCAGCAGGAGCTCGAAAAAATCCACAATCGTCAAATGCTAGATCAGGACGATCGGGAGGTGGAGCAGCTGAAAGAATTCTTCCTCGAGGACGAAGAAAAAGATGGCGTCGGACGGGTGCGGCAGTTCCGGTGGAAGAATGTGGAGAAAACGTTCAGCCTGGATTACGATAAAAACGGCCAGCAGGAGGGTGAGGGAGACGgcgagggcggtggcaacggaAGCGATGAGGAGACGGAGCTAAACTGGCGCAAGATGCGTCACGAGCGCAATTTGTTGCTGAAGGAGAAAAACATTGATCTCAGCACGATCGATCTGACCGCCACGACGATGCTGAATCCGGCCGACACTACTGCCGTCGCCGGCGACGAGCAGGAAAACATGCTTCAAGCGGGTGGAAAGAAACGGATCACAATCATAaagaagagcagcagcacctcATCTGCAGCGGCGATTAAGGACGATAATCCGTTCCTGATCTCTAATTCCTCCATTTTGCAG GGCCACAAAGCATCGTTTCTGTCCCGCGATAAGGAAACGCTGGAGAAGCTGGCGAATTTAATACCGGAATCCGAAGGCGCGACCAGTTCGCTCATAACGGCAAAGGCACGAAACTTCGTGTTCGCTACCCTAAGTCCTGCGGTCGAAAAG TCTTCCAAGCGATCCCTCGATCAAGAAGGCGTTGAGATGAATTCCAACTCGAAGAAAGCAAAGACTGTGGCGAAACAGTTTGGATCGAAGAAGAAACTATTACTGGAACCttcaaaataa